One window of Cydia pomonella isolate Wapato2018A chromosome 7, ilCydPomo1, whole genome shotgun sequence genomic DNA carries:
- the LOC133519524 gene encoding uncharacterized protein LOC133519524, translating to MSSSSILNIGEKVLFDESIESIEFHPYTPYNDSFKNNDNIHICINRQDLILLPSQSQILVEGTVEKGCLLVNNGAAFLFQDIRYELNGVEIDRARNCGITSTIKGLISYTKEMDHSLQTAGWEVGAKKIHDKFTLTIPLSHFLGFAEDYKKVIMNGKHELILNRASIDVNCLDLAPVDPNTVPKPPTPNGEIEITRVTWRMPVIKVSDKEKLRLMSYVEGSIPVQIAFRTWELYEYPILPSSERHIWCIKTSTQLEKPRYLIVGFQTARRNDKTKDMSIFDHCNLTNCRVYLNAQYYPYDPFSAEFKTNNYALLYDAFTNFQRSYYSRDHTSPQVNYAHYKTHSPLIVIDTSRQCDSFNSGAGAIDIKLEMEFKENVPANTTAYCLIINDSLFEYNALTSATRKIIQ from the coding sequence ATGTCCTCGTCATCTATCTTAAACATTGGTGAGAAGGTGTTATTCGATGAAAGTATAGAAAGTATAGAATTTCACCCATACACTCCGTATAATGACTCTTTCAAAAACAACGATAACATCCACATATGTATCAACCGTCAAGATCTAATTCTACTACcgagtcaaagtcaaatattagTGGAAGGCACTGTGGAGAAAGGCTGTCTACTGGTCAACAATGGTgctgcttttttatttcaagacatTCGTTATGAATTGAACGGTGTGGAGATTGATCGAGCGAGAAACTGCGGCATCACATCCACCATTAAGGGACTAATCTCATACACCAAGGAAATGGACCATAGTCTTCAGACAGCGGGGTGGGAAGTTGGTGCTAAAAAGATACATGACAAGTTTACATTAACCATACCACTATCTCATTTCTTGGGTTTCGCCGAGGATTACAAGAAGGTAATAATGAATGGGAAACACGAGTTGATATTAAATCGCGCCAGTATAGATGTAAACTGTTTAGATTTAGCACCCGTTGATCCGAATACGGTACCAAAACCGCCGACTCCAAATGGTGAGATTGAAATCACTCGTGTCACATGGAGGATGCCAGTcataaaagtatctgataagGAGAAACTGCGCTTAATGTCGTATGTTGAGGGCAGCATACCAGTTCAGATAGCATTCCGCACGTGGGAACTGTATGAATATCCCATACTACCTTCCTCAGAACGTCATATTTGGTGCATCAAGACTAGTACTCAGCTTGAGAAACCTCGCTATCTCATTGTTGGTTTCCAAACGGCACGCAGGAACGACAAGACCAAAGATATGAGTATATTCGACCATTGTAATCTTACCAATTGCAGGGTGTATTTGAATGCACAGTATTATCCATACGATCCTTTTTCggctgaatttaaaacaaacaactatgcGCTCTTATATGATGCATTTACCAATTTCCAACGATCGTACTACAGCCGTGATCATACCAGCCCTCAAGTAAATTATGCTCATTACAAGACACACTCTCCATTAATAGTCATTGACACGTCCAGACAGTGTGACAGCTTCAACTCGGGAGCTGGtgctattgatattaaattggaAATGGAGTTTAAAGAGAATGTACCTGCCAACACCACGGCATACTGTCTCATTATCAATGATTCACTGTTTGAGTACAACGCTCTCACCAGTGCCACACGTAAAATCATTCAGTAG